One window of Lolium rigidum isolate FL_2022 unplaced genomic scaffold, APGP_CSIRO_Lrig_0.1 contig_46334_1, whole genome shotgun sequence genomic DNA carries:
- the LOC124681558 gene encoding F-box protein At5g06550, with amino-acid sequence MPGAFHCLRPSLKRKRKPKRRGSNHPKKTSESTNLAADDAAGGGDASFDLKSSASASTASGGGRGGGCLVQPLGNLLLAAARRANLRDSGLGALRPLPDDLILDVLGLLPARDLGALSAASKAFYVISSHDPLWRAIVLADLGGNFAFAGSWRATYIAAASGRAHCPPRALEIKGFYSDYLFQSWLCANMEMRTEWLDRDTIDRRRGLSVDKFIAEYEEPNWPVLLEGCLDTWPALQKWTREYLLQVSAGKEFAVGPVSMPLDRYFLYADNVQEERPLYLFDAKFAEKVPEMGSDYEVPVYFQEDLFKVLGEERPDHRWIIIGPAGSGSSFHVDPNSTSAWNAVIKGAKKWVMFPPEVPPPGVHPSADGAEVTSPVSIMEWFMNFYGACRTWEKRPIECVCRAGDIVFVPNGWWHLVINLEESIAITQNYVSRRNLLNVLDFLKRPNASELVSGTKDRVNLHDKFRNAIDAAYPGTISQLEVEAQKKAAARKKKTAFWDSAVDANTGGFKFSF; translated from the exons ATGCCCGGTGCTTTCCACTGCCTCCGCCCCTCCCTCAAGCGCAAGCGCAAACCCAAGCGCCGCGGCAGCAACCACCCCAAGAAGACCAGCGAATCGACGAACCTCGCCGCCGACGATGCCGCCGGAGGCGGAGACGCCTCCTTCGACCTGAAGAGCTCCGCCTCCGCTTCCACCGCTTCTGGCGGCGGTAGAGGAGGAGGTTGCCTCGTCCAGCCGCTCGGGAACCTCCTCCTCGCTGCCGCCCGCCGCGCCAACCTCAGGGACTCTGGTCTCGGCGCGCTTCGCCCGCTCCCTGATGACCTCATCCTCGATGTCCTCGGCCTTCTGCCCGCCCGAGACCTCGGCGCGCTCTCCGCGGCCTCCAAGGCCTTCTATGTCATCTCCTCCCACGACCCGCTCTGGCGGGCCATCGTCCTCGCCGACCTCGGCGGGAACTTCGCCTTTGCCGGCTCCTGGCGCGCCACCTACATCGCTGCCGCCTCCGGCCGCGCTCATTGCCCCCCGCGCGCCCTTGAGATCAAAGGCTTCTACTCGGACTACCTCTTCCAGAGCTGGCTATGCGCCAACATGGAGATGCGGACGGAGTGGCTCGACCGGGACACCATTGACCGCCGCCGCGGCTTATCTGTGGACAAATTCATAGCGGAATACGAGGAGCCCAATTGGCCGGTGCTGCTTGAGGGATGCCTTGATACATGGCCAGCGTTGCAAAAATGGACGAGGGAATATTTGCTGCAAGTCTCAGCTGGCAAGGAGTTTGCGGTCGGTCCAGTGAGCATGCCACTCGATAGGTACTTCCTCTATGCTGACAATGTGCAGGAGGAGAGGCCATTGTACCTATTTGATGCCAAGTTTGCTGAGAAGGTTCCAGAGATGGGGAGTGACTACGAAGTGCCGGTGTACTTCCAGGAGGACCTATTCAAGGTGCTCGGGGAGGAGAGGCCGGATCACCGGTGGATTATCATTGGTCCAGCGGGATCAGGGTCATCGTTCCATGTAGATCCTAACTCGACATCGGCGTGGAATGCTGTGATCAAGGGGGCTAAAAAGTGGGTCATGTTCCCACCGGAGGTGCCGCCACCAGGTGTCCACCCAAGTGCCGATGGGGCAGAGGTCACTAGCCCCGTGTCTATCATGGAGTGGTTCATGAACTTCTACGGAGCGTGTAGAACCTGGGAGAAGAGGCCGATTGAGTGTGTATGTCGGGCCGGAGACATTGTATTTGTGCCTAATGGATGGTGGCACTTGGTTATCAATCTCGAAGAGTCCATTGCCATCACTCAGAACTATGTGAGCAG GAGGAACCTGTTGAATGTTCTTGACTTTCTCAAGAGGCCCAATGCAAGTGAACTGGTGTCAGGAACCAAGGACAGGGTTAACCTGCACGACAAGTTCCGGAACGCAATAGATGCAGCTTACCCTGGGACGATTAGTCAGCTTGAAGTTGAAGCTCAGAAGAAGGCTGCTGCTCGGAAGAAGAAAACTGCATTCTGGGATTCTGCTGTGGACGCCAACACTGGAGGATTCAAGTTCTCTTTCTGA
- the LOC124681557 gene encoding prolycopene isomerase, chloroplastic has product MPLLLSPLAARTLHAPLLPASATAAPQASRLRALGSQPRGCSRSRLAVLSEKQAAAVVTEKSLAGEGGDEGGRYDAIVVGSGIGGMVAATQLAAKGARVLVLEKYIIPGGSSGYYRRDGFTFDVGSSVMFGFSDKGNLNLITRALEAVGCKMEVIADPSTVHFHLPGDLSVLVHREYNDFVKELVSKFPHEKQGILKFYGICWKIFNSLNSLELKSLEEPLYLFGQFFKKPLECLTLAYYLPQNAGDIARKFIKDQQLLSFIDAECFIVSTVNALKTPMINASMVLCDRHYGGINYPVGGVGGIAVALANGLVEKGSEIRYKANVTNVILEKGKAVGVKLSNGKEFFAKTVISNATRWDTFGKLVKVEELPEEEKNFQKNYVKAPSFLSIHLGVKASVLPAGTDCHHFVLEDDWSNLEKPYGSIFLSIPTVLDPSLAPEGHHILHIFTTAGIEDWEGLPRKDYEQKKELVANEIIQRLEKKLFPGLQDSIVLKEVGSPKTHRRFLARNDGTYGPMPRDKPKGLLAMPFNTTSIDGLYCVGDSCFPGQGVIAVAFSGVMCAHRVAADIDLEQRSPILDTGLLGVLRWFRTLA; this is encoded by the exons ATGccgctcctcctctcgccccTCGCCGCGAGGACCCTCCACGCCCCGCTCCTCCCCGCCTCTGCCACCGCCGCACCGCAGGCCTCTCGCCTCCGCGCTCTCGGTAGTCAACCCCGCGGATGCAGCAGGTCAAGACTGGCGGTGCTGTCGGAGAAGCAAGCGGCGGCGGTTGTGACGGAGAAGTCGCTAGCGGGGGAGGGGGGCGATGAAGGGGGACGATACGACGCGATTGTGGTCGGGTCGGGGATCGGCGGGATGGTGGCGGCCACGCAGCTGGCGGCCAAAGGGGCGCGGGTGCTGGTGCTCGAGAAGTACATCATCCCGGGGGGCAGCTCCGGCTACTACCGCCGCGACGGCTTCACCTTCGACGTCGGCTCCTCCGTCATGTTCGGATTCTCCGACAAG GGAAACTTAAATTTGATAACCCGAGCACTAGAAGCAGTTGGATGTAAGATGGAGGTCATAGCAGACCCTTCTACGGTTCATTTCCATCTACCTGGTGATCTTTCCGTTCTTGTGCATAGGGAGTATAACGACTTCGTCAAAGAGCTGGTTAGCAAATTCCCTCATGAAAAACAAGGAATCCTGAAATTCTATGGCATATGTTGGAAG ATCTTCAATTCATTAAATTCTTTGGAACTAAAGTCCCTCGAGGAACCTCTATACCTTTTCGGGCAATTTTTTAAGAAGCCTCTCGAGTGCTTGACTCTCG CATATTATCTGCCACAGAATGCTGGGGATATTGCTCGCAAGTTCATAAAAGATCAGCAGCTGCTATCCTTCATCGATGCTGAG tgttttattGTGAGCACAGTGAATGCCTTGAAAACACCCATGATCAATGCCAGCATG GTCTTGTGCGATAGGCACTATGGAGGAATTAATTATCCAGTCGGCGGTGTGGGTGGTATTGCTGTGGCCTTGGCAAATGGCCTTGTTGAAAAAGGCAGTGAAATACGTTACAAGGCGAATGTGACCAATGTtattcttgaaaagggaaaagct GTTGGAGTCAAGTTATCAAATGGGAAGGAGTTCTTTGCTAAAACAGTGATATCAAATGCCACAAGATGGGACACATTTG GGAAACTCGTTAAAGTTGAAGAGCTTccagaagaggagaagaactTTCAGAAGAATTATGTTAAGGCGCCATCTTTTCTATCCATTCATCTGGGTGTCAAAGCGTCAGTATTACCTGCTGGTACTGACTGCCACCATTTTGTACTGGAG GATGACTGGTCTAACTTGGAGAAGCCTTATGGAAGCATATTTTTAAGTATCCCTACAGTTCTTGATCCATCCTTGGCACCAGAAGGACATCACATACTTCATATATTTACGACTGCAGGCATAGAAGATTGGGAG GGTCTGCCTAGGAAGGATTATGAGCAGAAAAAGGAGCTTGTGGCAAATGAGATCATACAAAGACTTGAAAAGAAGTTGTTTCCTGGTCTTCAAGACTCAATAGTCCTCAAGGAG GTAGGATCACCAAAAACTCACCGAAGATTTCTTGCCCGAAATGATGGTACATATGGACCCATGCCACGCGATAAACCCAAGGGATTGCTGGCAATGCCTTTCAATACTACT TCAATAGATGGCCTTTACTGCGTTGGTGACAGTTGTTTTCCTGGGCAAGGTGTGATTGCTGTGGCATTTTCAGGGGTAATGTGTGCTCATCGAGTTGCAGCAGACATAG ATCTTGAACAAAGGTCTCCTATCCTAGACACTGGCCTTCTTGGTGTCCTCAGATGGTTTAGAACACTCGCATAG